CTGTCCCGTCACAGCTTTCGTGTTTGCATGCCCTCGTGTTGGGGACAACAACTTTCGTGATTTCGTCTTAAATCTGCAGAACCTTCACATTCTACGTGTAAGGAATGCCCGTGATATCGTCCCTAAGTACCCCTTCATAGATTATGTTGACGTTGGTGAAGAGTTGGCCATTGACACAGATAAGTCAAGCTACTTGAAGGAAGGGAACTTGAGCAGCTGGCACAACTTGGAGGCTTATTTGCATGGGGTTGCAGGGACACGGGGGAGCGAAGGGGGGTTTAAACTGGAAGTTAACAGGGATATCGCCCTAGTTAACAAACATATGGACGCGCTAAAGGATGAATTCTGTGTTCCAGTTTCTTGGTGGTGTGAGAAGAACAAAGGTATGGTGCAGCAGGCAGATGGATCATGGGTGCTAATGGATCATGAGTACGATGATTTTTGATACGAGACGGTCGGACTTAGTATCTGACAGAATAAGGGGAACTGATGGCATCATTGTAATGAAGACAtacacttaaatttttaaaatctgaCATCAAATTCAAAGTATATGCATGGCTGTTTGTTTACAGTAAACTTGCTGGCAAGATACGCGACAgatcttaaaatttgaagatggTGCACTTTACAATGAAGAAATTACATAACATGTTCGCATTCTAGCTCCTAGAAACGGTTAACAGAATCTCTTCCCTTGTTACTGAGAAGCCAAATCCAACAATTTTAAGGACTAGTCCTTTAATTTTCAGCTATAAACCTTCAACAAAAGAAATGTGCTTTAAAGTGTATATAACAATAACATTCAATGTGAATGACCTCCCAACTGTTAAATCATATTGAAATCCTGCACATCAGAAGATTCAAGTGTAATCAGTTTCTTCCGGTACTTCAATATATCTTACTTTCTCCATTTCATTTCACTGTAGATGCGCAGGCACATGAGCCGTCACTACTGCTTATCTTGCAGTGAAGCCTCGATGCGTTGGATGAGCTGGTCTGCAGCCATTGCACCCTCCtgaaaattgatgaatataATTAGAGAGGTAATAAGTAATAGTGGAAGGTTGAGCAACATAGATTAAACTATTATGAACTATGAAGGGTTCATATGTCGCGTTAAACTTTGACCAGGAACAGCAAAAATTGTCATAAAAGGTCATCACTTTGACAACTTGATATCAACAATCTTAAGGAACAGAACATGCTTGAGGTGTCCAGCCCTTtcattactaatatatatatagtaaataatattgtaatacACAAACCTTTCAGAACTTTAACCAGCATCTaagaaatgcaataaaaaaatatcattactTACAAAGCGATCAAATGGTTTCCCATCcttaaacaaaatgaaagtTGGTAATGCCTCTATACTGTAGTTGTTCGCAATGCTGGGATATTTCTCTGTGTCAATTTTCACTACCTGGATCTTGTCAATCATTTTAGCACTAACTTGTTCAAGAATTGGAACCATGAATTGACAAGGACCACACCTAGACAAGGCAAAAGCAGAATTATATTCATGTAAGTATGATAATAGATTTGCATAGGCTCACCATGAAGCCTATGCGACCTGAGTGTATAATTACAGCTCCGAAGGTCTAAACTGAACTTCGAGGAGAGCAAATTTTTAAGagatgaaagtaaaacaaagATAAGAGGTGTTACCAAGTAGCATAAAAGTCAACCAGTACTGGTTTATCAGACTTTTCCAACAACTCATCAAAGGAAGAGAATGTCTGTTTCTTCGACGCAACCTGAGGTACGAAATTTTCATAagcattaattataatgagatatttttatttgaacttTTTCTGTTCCACAGTTTCGTGACAAAGAAAGCTCAAGTAGTTCTAAAGAATCGATAAAGTTAGAAAGTCTAGTTACTTTATGTCATGCATGAGCTTCTGTTTATCAGTTTTTCATTTCTGGTTTTATCTTCTTTacacttttttcttctttttcccccATTTTGGTGGTGGTTGGGGTTTGGAATAGTGTTTGAGAAGAAATTGAGCGCAAGCAGAAGTCCTCGAGGCAAAGGCAATGTGAATAACAGATATTCTATTCATGGGCCATAGGAGTGCTTATGCATGAACTTAACCCTGCCCCTTGCTATAGTTTTCACTTACTAGTTACTACATATTGCAGGAAAGACAGCCAGAAACATGAGTAAAGCCTATTGAATACGTGCAAGAAACATTGAAGCAACCAGCACCCCTGCAATTCTCAGAACCTGTAACTTAACATCAGTCTACCTGTGCTAATTTGGATATGCAAATGTGACAAATCAAAGTGCTAcacttttaatttagtttatacTAAAGCTCAACCTGTCTACGTGCGTTATATTCTTATTCCTCAAAACTCATTATTTGAGGTTTAACAAAAGTACGAGCTCTCGGCCAAACCTAATTTAGCACAAGCACACACTTATGTCTGCACCAATGCTTAGtggatttatataaattcagaCGAGTTTCGGGGAGACTTCAAGAAatggatataataaaatgctAAACAGTCAAAACTCTAGAACATCTGAAAATGCCATCTTCTTGTAGTATGTTTTGAGCATCGGACACTTATCACGCTCAAAGACAATCCACGGTAATCAGAACCAATTCCCGCTGAGCTAATTCCCGGGCAATGTAGAAACACTTGATAGATCTCCATCGATCTTCTTGCTTTCTAAAAGTCTAACAATTCAactaaaagaaacaaaatagcATACATCTCCAGAAAGAGGTCAAACATTCCTCCAGTTTTGGTCAATTTGTTCGAACATCTTCTACAAAGCAAACCAGAATGTCTAACATAAACTCACCATTTTGAAACACAAAAGTAGCGAATATAACAACATTAGAACAACTAGCAGACCTGTGCACacgaaaaaatatatagaaaagcaAAACCCAAAAGCTTCCTAACATCGTCATAGAACAAGAAttcaaaagaacaacaaaTTGACCAGAAcccagaaacaaaaaaattcaaaaatgtccaaaattaacaactttgtctaaaaaagaacaaataattaCCAGCGTAAGTGTTCTTGGGCGGTGCTTAGACTTGAGGCAATGGTTTCCAATCCCAGAAATTTGGAGCTGAGTGGGCAACTGAAGATAGGAGAAGTTCGCCAGCTTAGAATTGGCGAATGAAGAAGACGGGGAAGATGTTGCGACCATTCTTGGGACCGCCGCCGCCAGGGAAATCGCCATTTTTCTGCTCTAGTTTTGTCTTTTTTCCAGAGGCGAGAAAGTAAAAGAGGCACACGCCAAAACAAGAAACGAGAAACTTGGAGATAACAAATTCCATCTATCAGAATGCATTCTTAAACAAGAATCAagatttgacaaaaaaaagaaaaaaaatgaaaaatgaagaagtgGCATGTGATTCTGGCGtgtggattaaaattaaatgatgacGGAAAACCCAATTTTGCACGATAAAgcaatcaaaaaaaatatttttctatatctattcttattttttttgtttgtacattttattttattttaatacaatcGTAAGTGAAAGTTGCTTGATTACAGATTAAAAACTTTCGGAATAGATTTTTTGGCTTCTACGCGATCAAGAATGTACGATTACAAATTATGTTAATCATCTTTTCactaaaattttgatagtttatggaaaagaataaaaagaaaacgagTTAGAAGCATCTTTTAGttcatctaatattttttcttattaaatcatattatatttttatttttatttagtatatacaCATTATGTGTACAAAGTCTCAATAACGAATAGGAACAGATTGAACTTCTAGAACAGGAACATTCTGTTGCCTACGATGGATCC
The window above is part of the Sesamum indicum cultivar Zhongzhi No. 13 linkage group LG2, S_indicum_v1.0, whole genome shotgun sequence genome. Proteins encoded here:
- the LOC105179377 gene encoding thioredoxin Y2, chloroplastic, with translation MAISLAAAVPRMVATSSPSSSFANSKLANFSYLQLPTQLQISGIGNHCLKSKHRPRTLTLVASKKQTFSSFDELLEKSDKPVLVDFYATWCGPCQFMVPILEQVSAKMIDKIQVVKIDTEKYPSIANNYSIEALPTFILFKDGKPFDRFEGAMAADQLIQRIEASLQDKQ